The following are encoded together in the Triticum dicoccoides isolate Atlit2015 ecotype Zavitan chromosome 6B, WEW_v2.0, whole genome shotgun sequence genome:
- the LOC119320135 gene encoding mitogen-activated protein kinase 3, protein MAMLVDPPNGMGNQGKHYYSMWQTLFEIDTKYVPIKPIGRGAYGIVCSSINRETNEKVAIKKIHNVFDNRVDALRTLRELKLLRHLRHENVISLKDIMMPVQRRSFKDVYLVYELMDTDLHQIIKSPQGLSNDHCQYFLFQLLRGLKYLHSAEILHRDLKPGNLLVNANCDLKICDFGLARTNSSKGQFMTEYVVTRWYRAPELLLCCDNYGTSIDVWSVGCIFAELLGRKPIFPGTECLNQLKLIVNVLGTMSESDLEFIDNPKARRYIKTLPYTPGVPLASMYPHAHPLAIDLLQKMLIFDPTKRISVTQALEHPYMSPLYDPSANPPAQVPIDLDIDENISSEMIREMMWQEMLHYHPEAATAVNM, encoded by the exons ATGGCAATGCTGGTGGATCCTCCGAATGGCATGGGAAACCAAGGGAAGCACTACTACTCAATGTGGCAAACCTTGTTTGAGATTGACACCAAGTATGTGCCTATCAAGCCCATCGGCCGAGGAGCTTATGGAATAGTTTGCTCATCCATAAACCGTGAGACAAACGAGAAAGTAGCGATAAAGAAGATACATAATGTATTCGACAACCGTGTGGATGCACTAAGGACCTTGCGGGAGCTGAAACTCCTCCGGCATCTCCGCCATGAGAATGTTATTTCTTTGAAGGATATAATGATGCCTGTACAAAGGAGGAGCTTTAAGGATGTGTACTTGGTTTATGAGCTCATGGATACTGACCTGCATCAGATAATCAAATCGCCTCAGGGGCTTTCCAACGACCACTGCCAATATTTTCTTTTTCAG TTGCTTCGAGGACTGAAATACCTCCATTCAGCAGAGATACTCCACAGAGACCTAAAACCTGGGAACCTACTGGTGAATGCAAACTGTGATCTGAAGATATGTGATTTTGGTCTTGCACGTACAAACAGTAGTAAAGGCCAGTTTATGACTGAATACGTCGTCACCCGCTGGTATAGGGCTCCTGAGTTGCTGCTTTGCTGTGACAACTACGGCACTTCCATCGATGTTTGGTCTGTTGGCTGCATCTTTGCTGAGCTACTTGGCCGCAAGCCTATTTTTCCTGGGACAGAGTGCCTGAATCAGCTAAAACTGATAGTCAATGTTCTTGGCACCATGAGCGAGTCTGACCTGGAGTTCATCGACAACCCAAAGGCTCGCAGATATATCAAGACCCTTCCCTACACTCCCGGTGTTCCACTCGCAAGTATGTACCCACATGCACATCCTCTGGCCATCGATCTATTACAGAAGATGCTCATCTTCGATCCTACTAAAAGGATCAGTGTTACCCAGGCCCTTGAACACCCTTACATGTCTCCTCTTTATGACCCAAGTGCAAACCCTCCCGCGCAAGTGCCCATCGATCTTGACATAGATGAGAACATCAGCTCAGAGATGATCAGGGAAATGATGTGGCAGGAGATGCTTCACTACCACCCTGAAGCCGCCACGGCAGTAAACATGTGA